A part of Abyssisolibacter fermentans genomic DNA contains:
- a CDS encoding AbrB/MazE/SpoVT family DNA-binding domain-containing protein produces MKSKTKENNKYMGSVKVGPKGQIVIPKEVRNMFDINPGDTLLLLADSKKGIAIERYGVFAKIADAIFAGKAKEIYPDHTEEESLTFAKSIKGMKKDGDDNEGNSND; encoded by the coding sequence ATGAAAAGTAAAACAAAAGAAAACAATAAATATATGGGTTCAGTCAAGGTTGGTCCCAAAGGTCAAATTGTGATTCCTAAAGAGGTTAGGAATATGTTCGACATAAATCCAGGTGATACTTTACTTTTGCTTGCCGATTCCAAGAAAGGCATTGCTATTGAAAGATATGGCGTGTTTGCCAAGATTGCTGATGCTATTTTCGCTGGTAAAGCGAAAGAAATCTATCCAGACCATACCGAAGAGGAATCATTAACCTTTGCAAAATCCATAAAAGGAATGAAAAAGGATGGTGATGATAATGAAGGCAATTCAAACGATTAA
- a CDS encoding NAD(P)H-dependent oxidoreductase, whose protein sequence is MKIVVLNGSPKGDISVTMQYINYIQKRFKQHELKIINISQKINQIEKDKEVFESIISDVKSSDGVIWAFPLYVFTVHSNYQRFIELIFERNVEYAFKEKYTSVLATSIHFYDHTAVNYINSICDDLNMNYIDYFSLHMYDLKKEDIRKNLLKFAQNYFNAIENKVVTLKNYSPIEYSPIEYIPEIIPDKIDVSKKKVVIVTDSLENINLKNMINKFKNSFSQTIELVNLQDIDIKGGCLGCLKCGYNYECVYTGKDDFIDFYNSKLKTADIIVFAGNIIYRHLSSTWKRFFDRSFFNTHTPSLSGKQIGFIISGALSQTPNLKQILEAYTEWQGSNLVGFVTDEYDTSIEIDKQLHAFSHNLVKLSTINYSKPATFLGVAGMKMFRDEVWGKIRFPFIADYKAYKALNVYDFPQKNYNSRITNFIFMLLCKFPSIRKEIYSNQIKPGMIRSLKRIVEDTTI, encoded by the coding sequence ATGAAAATCGTAGTTCTAAATGGAAGTCCCAAAGGTGATATAAGCGTTACTATGCAGTATATTAACTACATTCAAAAAAGATTTAAGCAACATGAATTGAAAATAATTAATATTTCACAAAAGATTAATCAAATAGAAAAGGATAAAGAGGTTTTTGAGAGTATAATTAGCGACGTTAAATCTAGTGATGGAGTTATTTGGGCATTCCCTCTTTACGTATTCACTGTTCATTCAAATTACCAACGCTTTATAGAATTAATTTTCGAAAGAAATGTTGAATATGCTTTCAAAGAAAAATATACTTCAGTTCTTGCTACATCAATTCACTTTTATGACCATACTGCAGTAAATTACATAAATTCTATTTGTGATGATTTAAATATGAATTATATAGATTATTTTTCACTGCATATGTATGATTTAAAGAAAGAAGATATAAGAAAAAATCTATTAAAATTCGCCCAGAACTATTTTAATGCAATAGAAAATAAAGTAGTTACTTTAAAAAACTACAGTCCAATAGAGTATTCTCCAATAGAATATATTCCAGAAATTATTCCTGACAAAATAGATGTTTCAAAGAAAAAAGTAGTTATAGTAACTGATTCTTTAGAAAATATTAATTTGAAAAACATGATAAATAAATTCAAAAACTCATTTTCACAAACTATAGAATTAGTTAATCTCCAAGATATAGATATTAAAGGAGGCTGCTTAGGTTGCTTAAAATGTGGTTATAACTATGAGTGTGTTTACACTGGTAAAGATGATTTTATTGATTTTTATAATAGCAAATTAAAAACTGCGGATATAATAGTTTTTGCTGGTAACATTATATACAGACATTTATCTTCTACATGGAAAAGATTCTTTGACAGAAGCTTTTTTAATACTCACACTCCATCTCTTTCAGGTAAACAAATAGGGTTTATAATATCTGGTGCTTTAAGTCAAACACCTAATTTAAAACAGATATTAGAAGCCTATACGGAGTGGCAAGGATCCAATTTAGTTGGCTTCGTCACTGATGAATATGATACCAGTATAGAAATCGATAAACAATTACATGCCTTTTCACATAACCTTGTTAAATTATCAACTATAAATTACAGTAAGCCCGCCACTTTTCTTGGTGTAGCAGGTATGAAGATGTTTAGAGATGAAGTATGGGGAAAGATAAGATTTCCATTTATCGCTGATTACAAGGCTTATAAAGCACTTAATGTATATGATTTTCCACAAAAAAATTATAATTCTAGAATAACAAATTTTATATTTATGCTGTTGTGTAAATTTCCTTCCATAAGAAAAGAAATTTATTCTAACCAAATAAAACCTGGAATGATTAGGTCACTAAAAAGAATTGTAGAAGATACAACTATTTAG
- a CDS encoding TetR/AcrR family transcriptional regulator, which produces MGRKYHHGDLKQELIRNGLSLLNKEGIEGFSLRKVASMCGVSHNAPYKHFKDKDALINEIIKEVWKKFHITLLEVTELYHNEPKLQIVEMGKAYVKFMVENPEYLKFMFLSDNPYPIKIEDDKFPDIKDSAFGVFRGSAERYYKEIKLDENLYMEKTLTLWSMVHGIAILIIKKSIEYKGDYLVLVERMIKTNIK; this is translated from the coding sequence GTGGGTAGAAAATATCATCATGGTGATTTAAAACAAGAACTTATACGCAATGGATTATCACTGTTAAATAAAGAAGGTATTGAGGGATTCTCGTTAAGAAAAGTTGCAAGTATGTGTGGGGTAAGCCATAATGCTCCCTATAAACACTTTAAAGATAAGGATGCACTTATTAATGAAATTATTAAAGAGGTTTGGAAAAAATTTCATATAACATTACTAGAGGTAACTGAGCTATATCATAATGAACCTAAATTACAAATTGTTGAAATGGGAAAAGCATATGTGAAGTTTATGGTGGAAAATCCAGAGTATTTAAAGTTTATGTTTTTGTCAGATAATCCATATCCGATAAAAATAGAAGATGATAAATTTCCAGATATTAAAGATAGTGCCTTTGGAGTTTTTAGAGGCAGCGCAGAAAGATACTATAAGGAAATAAAATTGGATGAAAATTTATATATGGAAAAGACATTAACACTGTGGAGTATGGTTCATGGAATAGCAATATTAATTATTAAAAAGAGTATTGAGTATAAAGGAGATTACTTAGTGTTAGTAGAAAGAATGATTAAAACTAACATTAAATAA
- a CDS encoding cupin domain-containing protein: MYNGYEPYPYYVDTSMYNLNNIYNVYRRYPCPYWVNPPMYNPYYWFIELKDYGPDPFVVNIEKATKQNNTFRTALWTGDNLQVTLMSIKPGEDIGLEVHPTVDQFIRIEEGQGIVQMGDSKDKLDFQEEVYDDYAIMIPAGKWHNVINTGNKPLKLYTIYAPPEHPRGTVHETKEDAEAAEKKYGQ, from the coding sequence ATGTATAATGGTTATGAGCCATATCCATACTACGTTGACACATCAATGTATAACTTAAATAATATATATAATGTTTATAGAAGGTATCCATGTCCTTACTGGGTTAATCCACCAATGTATAACCCATACTATTGGTTTATTGAATTGAAGGATTATGGGCCAGATCCGTTCGTAGTAAATATTGAGAAAGCTACTAAGCAAAATAATACTTTTCGTACCGCTTTATGGACAGGAGATAATTTGCAAGTTACATTAATGAGTATTAAGCCTGGTGAGGACATAGGATTAGAAGTTCATCCCACAGTTGATCAATTCATACGTATTGAAGAAGGTCAAGGAATTGTTCAAATGGGCGATAGTAAAGATAAGTTGGATTTTCAAGAAGAAGTCTATGATGATTATGCAATCATGATACCTGCTGGTAAATGGCACAATGTAATCAATACGGGTAATAAACCGCTTAAATTGTATACTATCTATGCGCCACCTGAGCATCCACGTGGTACGGTTCATGAAACAAAAGAAGATGCAGAAGCTGCTGAAAAAAAGTACGGCCAATAA